TCCGTTGTACGTCGTGCCGGTCACGAACGCCCCCAGCGAGGTCATGAGGCTCCCCTCTTCGTTCGAGAACGACCGGGCCACGTCCTCGCCCGAATTCCGTCCGTGCGCCACCAGTTCGTGGAAGAGCAGCCGGCGAGAGTCCATGTCGAACACCCACATCCGCTTGATCGTCGAGGGCAGACCGTAGTCGATCACCGTGAGGACCGGGCGGGAGACCTCTCCCCGGGAATGCAGGGCGTCCCAGGCGGCAAGCGCTGCCCGAAGGGCCTCGGGTCGCACCGTCGGGGCGGCATGGAACAGTGTCGGCTCGAGAGCGAAGGCGATCCGGCCGGTCGCCGGCAGAGCCGCCGGGGGGTCCGGTGATCCAGGAAGCGCCACGGCGCCCGCGGCACGCGTGGGAGGCACCACCGCCAGCAGGGGCAGGGTCGTCAGGAGCAGTGTCCGAGGGATTTTCATGATGGAGACAGTATAGGGCTGTTCGGGCGCGATGTCATCCGCAGCATGGCGAGTGGCCTGTGCCGGCCCTATTGGCCGGGGGGGCGAGTGGCCTCCTTCGCGCCCGACGCCGGCCCGCCTGAAACCCGAGTCGCCACGCGATCCAGCGCGGCTCGCTGGGGTCCATCGAACTCGTACACGTCCGGACTGAAGCGCAGGACGCCGGCCTCGTCGACCCGGGCCGTCAAATAAAGGATGTGGATCGGCACCGGCGGCTTGACGGACAGGTGGCGCTCCTTCGCCTGGGCCAGGGCTTCGCGGAGCAGACCCTGCGACTCCTCTCCCAGGAGCTGCCGCGCCAGATCGAGAGGCTTCTCGACGCGGATGCAGCCGTGGCTGAGATCCCGATCCGATTGGCCGAACAGGCCGCGCGTGGGCGTGTCGTGTAGATAGATGCGGTAATCGTTCGTGAGATGGAACTTCAGGCGGCCGAGCGCGTTGGTCGGTCCGGGGTCCTGGCGCAGGCGATAGGGAAAGTGTCCCTTGCCCAGCGCACGCCAGTCCACGGTCGCCGGGTCCACCTCGCGGGCGTCTTCCTCCGGGCCCTCGAAGAGACGAAGGCCGTGGCGCTCGAACGCCCTCGGATTCTTCCGCTGCTCGGGCAGGTACTCTCCAAGGGCGATGCTCTCCGGCACGTTCCACGGCGGGTTGACCACGATCGCCACGATTCGATCGCTGAACACCGGCGTGGACGTGAACGCCTTCCCGACGACGATGCGCGTGCGCCACGCGGATATCCCGCCTCGGACGAGCTCGAGGTCGAACCCCGGGATGTTCACGAAAATATGAGGATCGCCGAGCCGGCGCGGGATCCACCGCCAGCGCTCGAGGTTCAGCTCGACCTGCCGGATCCGCCGCTCGACGGACACGTTCAACTCGGCCAGGGTGGTTGTGTCGAGCCTCCCGTCGGGTTCGATCCCGTGCCGCCCCTGGAAGCGGCGGACCGAGTCGGCCAGCGCCAGGTCGAACTGATCTCCCGCGCCCGGTGGCGCGCCGGTGGCGGAGTCTCCCGACCCCGCAGGCTCTGCGAGCCGCTGACGCAGGAGGAGGACCCTCGGTCCGCGCGAGCCCATCTCGATCTCGGGGCCGTCGGGGATCGCCGACCATCCGCCTGCCGCGTCGATCTCGCGCAGACCCTTCAGCGCCTCGCGCAGGCGGGCGTAGCCGGTGTGCGGCGGCGGCAAGGCTTCGAGCAACTGCGGGAGATTGTCCCCCTCGAGCGCCCGATCGAGCTTGGTCAGGGGATCGAGATCGGGGAGATTCGTGTGCCAGTCGTTGCGAATCTCGTCGGGGTGCACCCGGCCGGTGGACAGGTCGGACGCATACCGGAAGAAGGCGGCGGTCATGAGCAGATCGAAATCGGCCAGACGCGCGACCGCCGCGTCGTCCAACGGACCCTTGCCGATCTGCGCCTCCAGGAGGTCGAGTCGGCTCAGGGCGTAGTCTTCCGGGTCCAAACCGTGTTCGCCCGCACGTCGCAGCGCATCGAGCAGGGTCGTGGTCGAAGGGCGGATCCTGCCGGAGTCGTCGCACCATGCGAGCCGATGCCCATGGCTGGCGTAGAACTCCGTCAGTGTGTCGCGCGTCGGGAAGATCGGGTGGGACGGGGTTCCTCCGCCCGCCGACGGAACAGGGGCCACCCTCAACTGCCGTGCCAGCGCCTGCTGGACCTCGTCGCGCGAGAGATCCGGCCGTCCAGCGGCGATGGACCTCAGGCGCGCCTGGAGGCGCCCCGGTATGGATTCGCGCGGACCGCAGGCCGCGGCCGCAAGAAGGACGACAACGAGTCCGGGCCAGGCGCGCTGGAGGACAGTTCGCATCGAGATCACCCCGCGCCGGGTCGTCGCCGCCGACTCGCCTGCACTTACGACAGAGGTCGTGCCGTCATTCCGCGAGGAAGGTCAGCAGCTCGCGGTTGACTTCTTCCGCGTGCGTCCAGTTCAAACCGTGCGGGCCGCCCTTGATCACCACCAGCCGGCTCCCCTTGACACACTCCTGCGTGCGCTTTCCGGTGCCGGCCAGCGGAAGAACTCGGTCATCGTCCCCGTGCACGACCAGCGTCGGGACGTCGACGCGCTTGAGATCCTCGCGGAAGTCGGTGAGCCACGCCTGGACGCAGTCCAGCGTACCCTTGGGAGACGCACCCGCCGCGATGCTCCAGCTCAGCCGCACCGCCTCGTCACTGATCCTGCTGCCTTTCAGGCTGTCGACGTTATAGAACTTCGCCAGGAAGCCGGACAGGAACGCCGGACGGTCCGCGGCGATGCCTTTCTGGATCGCTTCGAAGACGATTCTCTCCACGCCGGCCGGGTTATCGGGCGTCTTCAGCCGGAACGGCGTGGTCGAGGACATGAACACCGCCTTGCTCACGCGCTTGCTGCCGTGGGCGCCGAGATAGCGAGCCACCTCGCCGCCACCCATCGAAAAGCCGACCAGCGCCGCGTCGCGCAGGTCGAGCTTCGTCATGAGCTTGTGCAGGTCGTCGGCGAAGGTGTCGTAGTCGTAGCCCGTGGTCGGCTTGCTGGAATTGCCGAATCCCCTGCGGTCGTAAGTGACGACCCGGTAGCCGGCGCCCACCAGCGCCGGCACCTGCTTCTCCCAGGATGCGCCGCTCAGGGGCCAGCCGTGGATCAGGACCACCGGCTTCCCCTGCCCGTGATCCTCGTAGTAGAGATCGATGCTGCCCGAGTTTTCCTTGTCGACTTGGATGTAGTTCACGATGACCTCTCAGACTGCCTTGGCCTTGAGCAGGATGTTCACGCGGCGGTTCTGACGACGACCGTCATTCGTCTCGTTGCTGGCCACGGGCTCTCCCTCGCCGAAGCCGGTTGCGGCCAGCCGCTCCTCGTTGACCCCGTGCACGATGAAGAAACTCTTCACCGACCCCGCGCGGCGCTCGGAGAGGTTCTGGTTGTGAGCCTCCGAGCCGGTGGAATCCGTATGTCCCTGAATGACCACCGCCGTCTTCTTGTATTCGTCGATGACGCCCGCGACCTTCCCGAGGTTGTCGCGCGATGCCCACGTGAGTGTCGAGGAGTCGATCGCGAAGAGAATGTCCGAATCGAAATGGACCAGCAGCGTGTCCTTGCTGACGCGCTCGATGCTCGTGCCGGGAATCCTGGCGAGCTTCTCTTCCTGGGCGTCCATGTAAGCGCCCACTCCCGCGCCGATCCCCGCCCCGATCGCCGTACCGACCAGGATCTCGTCCGCCTTCCGCTTGCCGAGCGCCACGCTGAGCGCGGCGCCGGACAACGCCCCGATGCCCGCCCCTTTGAGGGTCTTGTCGCGCTGCGTACCGCGCATCGTGGCGCTCTGGGTGCATCCCGCCAGCATCGCAAGGAGAGCGATGCCTGACGCCAATCCTGCGTGCTTCCTGATGAAGGTGTTCATCGGAGGTTCGCCTGGACGTCTGTCACGCCCTCGGTCGACCTGGCGATCTCGATCGCCTGCTTCCGCTCGGCCTCGCTCCCCACCGATCCCGTCAGGAACACCACGGTGTCCCGGGTGTCGACGTCGATCTGCAGTCCCTTCACGAGGGGATCGTCCAGGAGCCGCGCCTTCACCCGCATCGTGATCCCGGCGTCATCGACGCGCTCCCCGAGCGAAAGGTTCGGATCGGGGGCTTCGCCGCTCATGGCTCCGGATCGCACCGAGATCATGTCCTTCACATCGCTGACACCACTCGTGTCCCGCGCCAGCTTGATGGCGGCGTCCCTGGCCTCCTGGCCATCGACGTTTCCGGTCAGGGTCACGACTCCTTTCGTCGTATCCACGTTGATCTCGGACGCACGGACCCGACCGTCGGCGGCGAGCTTGGTCTTGATCATGCCCGTGATGGTCGCATCGGTTGTCTGCGTGCACCCGACGGCGAGGAAAGCGACCAGCGCGAGCCCGACCACTGCAATGGTTCTTGGCTCTCTCATGACTGCACCCCTTTCGGAACGATTGCTCCGCACTGTGTGGCGCTCAGATAGACGTCCACTCTAGGGCGCGCCGGAAGCGCCGTCAATTGAGGAGATGCCTGACAAGGGCATCAGGAGATTCGTAAAGGCGGAATC
This sequence is a window from Candidatus Polarisedimenticolia bacterium. Protein-coding genes within it:
- a CDS encoding murein L,D-transpeptidase catalytic domain family protein — translated: MKIPRTLLLTTLPLLAVVPPTRAAGAVALPGSPDPPAALPATGRIAFALEPTLFHAAPTVRPEALRAALAAWDALHSRGEVSRPVLTVIDYGLPSTIKRMWVFDMDSRRLLFHELVAHGRNSGEDVARSFSNEEGSLMTSLGAFVTGTTYNGKNGYSLRLRGMEPGINDRAESRTIVVHGAPYVGEEVAHKLGRLGRSYGCPAVRPAIARTLIDQVKDGTLLYAWHPSLDKPAAPAGAASTIADLGLPNGRWRHGR
- a CDS encoding L,D-transpeptidase family protein, which translates into the protein MRTVLQRAWPGLVVVLLAAAACGPRESIPGRLQARLRSIAAGRPDLSRDEVQQALARQLRVAPVPSAGGGTPSHPIFPTRDTLTEFYASHGHRLAWCDDSGRIRPSTTTLLDALRRAGEHGLDPEDYALSRLDLLEAQIGKGPLDDAAVARLADFDLLMTAAFFRYASDLSTGRVHPDEIRNDWHTNLPDLDPLTKLDRALEGDNLPQLLEALPPPHTGYARLREALKGLREIDAAGGWSAIPDGPEIEMGSRGPRVLLLRQRLAEPAGSGDSATGAPPGAGDQFDLALADSVRRFQGRHGIEPDGRLDTTTLAELNVSVERRIRQVELNLERWRWIPRRLGDPHIFVNIPGFDLELVRGGISAWRTRIVVGKAFTSTPVFSDRIVAIVVNPPWNVPESIALGEYLPEQRKNPRAFERHGLRLFEGPEEDAREVDPATVDWRALGKGHFPYRLRQDPGPTNALGRLKFHLTNDYRIYLHDTPTRGLFGQSDRDLSHGCIRVEKPLDLARQLLGEESQGLLREALAQAKERHLSVKPPVPIHILYLTARVDEAGVLRFSPDVYEFDGPQRAALDRVATRVSGGPASGAKEATRPPGQ
- a CDS encoding alpha/beta hydrolase, with amino-acid sequence MNYIQVDKENSGSIDLYYEDHGQGKPVVLIHGWPLSGASWEKQVPALVGAGYRVVTYDRRGFGNSSKPTTGYDYDTFADDLHKLMTKLDLRDAALVGFSMGGGEVARYLGAHGSKRVSKAVFMSSTTPFRLKTPDNPAGVERIVFEAIQKGIAADRPAFLSGFLAKFYNVDSLKGSRISDEAVRLSWSIAAGASPKGTLDCVQAWLTDFREDLKRVDVPTLVVHGDDDRVLPLAGTGKRTQECVKGSRLVVIKGGPHGLNWTHAEEVNRELLTFLAE
- a CDS encoding OmpA family protein, translated to MNTFIRKHAGLASGIALLAMLAGCTQSATMRGTQRDKTLKGAGIGALSGAALSVALGKRKADEILVGTAIGAGIGAGVGAYMDAQEEKLARIPGTSIERVSKDTLLVHFDSDILFAIDSSTLTWASRDNLGKVAGVIDEYKKTAVVIQGHTDSTGSEAHNQNLSERRAGSVKSFFIVHGVNEERLAATGFGEGEPVASNETNDGRRQNRRVNILLKAKAV
- a CDS encoding BON domain-containing protein, yielding MREPRTIAVVGLALVAFLAVGCTQTTDATITGMIKTKLAADGRVRASEINVDTTKGVVTLTGNVDGQEARDAAIKLARDTSGVSDVKDMISVRSGAMSGEAPDPNLSLGERVDDAGITMRVKARLLDDPLVKGLQIDVDTRDTVVFLTGSVGSEAERKQAIEIARSTEGVTDVQANLR